The Tolypothrix sp. PCC 7712 region ACGAGTTAACTTTATTTGTACCGACCTACATCCTCACAAGTTCCTCAAGTTTTTTACTTAACTTAACAATAGATGAGGCAGAGTGAAAAACAATGAGTAATGTAGTAGCAATCGGTTATGGTAATGACTTACGTAGTGATGATGGTATTGGACAACGTGTAGCTCATGCCTTGGATTTTAACAACGTCAAATCTCTGGCTGTTCATCAACTCACTCCAGAACTTGCAGATACTTTAGCAAGTGCTGATTTAGCAATTTTTATTGATGCTTGTGTAGCTTCCGAAAGTACTGAAGTGCAAGTAAAACCCCTCTCTCCAGAATTTTCCAACGTTATCGCCGGACACACAGCAGATCCGCGATCGCTTTTAGCATTAACACAAGCACTTTATGGTTATTGTCCCCCAGCTTGGTGGGTAATCGTCCCAGGAGAAAATTTTGCCATAGGCGATCGCCTTTCAGAATTTGCAGAAACAGGCGTGGCGATCGCTTTAGAAAAAATTACGCAAATTATTAATCAAGATTACAGGTAGTCGCAACTCATGCAAAATACACTAAATTCAATTATCGAACCTGCCTACGATATTCTCCGCACTGAGAAAGCTAATCCCCTCGATTTCATCTTTGCACCGCGCAATGTCGCTGTAATTGGTGCTACCGAAAAACAAGGTAGTGTCGGACGGACTTTGTTATGGAATTTAATTAGCAGCCCTTTTGGTGGTACTGTTTTTCCCGTCAATCCTAAACGTAATAGCATCCTGGGAATCAAAGCTTACCCAACAATTTTTGATGTCCCAGAAAAAGTAGATTTGGCAGTAATTGCTACCCCAGCAGCCACAGTTCCCAGGATTATTGCTGATTGCGTCAAAGTAGGCGTAAAAAGCGCCATTATCCTCAGCGCAGGTTTTAAAGAAGCAGGGCCAGAAGGCATCGCCTTGGAACAGCAAATTCTGCAACAAGCCCGTCTCGGTAATATGCGGATCGTTGGCCCCAACTGCTTGGGTGTGATGAGTCCCCAATCTGGGCTGAATGCTACCTTTGCTAGTGCGATGGCGCGTCCTGGTAACGTCGGTTTTATTAGTCAAAGTGGTGCGCTTTGCACAGCCATTCTCGATTGGAGTTTCCGGGAAAATGTTGGTTTTAGTGCCTTCGTTTCCCTTGGTTCGATGCTAGATGTGGGCTGGGGCGATTTAATTTATTATCTTGGTGACGATCCCCATACAAAAAGTATTGTAATTTACATGGAATCCGTGGGTGATGCCCGGTCATTCCTCTCAGCAGCTAGAGAAGTAGCTTTAACTAAACCAATTATTGTTATTAAAGCCGGTCGTACCGAAGCCGCCGCTAAAGCCGCCGCGTCCCACACGGGAGCATTAGCAGGTAGTGATAAAGTTTTAGATGCCGCTTTCCGTCGTTGTGGAGTGCTACGCGTCAACAGTATCTCTGACTTGTTTGATATGGCAGAGGTGCTAGCCAAACAACCCCGTCCCAAAGGCCCCCGCCTCACAATTCTCACCAACGCCGGCGGCCCTGGTGTACTGGCTACCGATGCGTTAATTTCATCAGGTGGCGAAGTTGCACCCATTTCCGAACAAACTCGCACGTCCCTCAACGAATTTTTACCCGCCCATTGGAGTCACGACAACCCTGTTGATATTCTGGGTGATGCCGATCCTCAAAGATATACCAAAGCTTTAGAAATTGCGGCTCAAGATCCCAATAGTGATGGCTTATTGGTGATTCTCACACCACAATCGATGACAGATCCCACCGCCACAGCCGAACAACTGAAGCACTATGTAGAAACTTCACAGCAAAAATCTCAACCAGCTAAACCCATCCTGGCAAGTTGGATGGGAGGCGCAGATGTGTCAGATGGAGAGATGATTTTAAATCGTCAAAGTATCCCTACTTACGCTTATCCAGATACGGCGGCGCGTGTATTTAGCTATATGTGGCAGTCTAGTTATAACTTGCGCGGTATCTACGAAACCCCTGTATTACCTACCGTAAATTCTGCTTCCGGTATCCCCAATCGCCAATATGTGAATAAAATCATCCAAACTGCCAGACTCGCAGGACGGACGATTCTCACCGAGTTTGAATCTAAGGAAATCTTAGCAGCTTACGGCATTCCTGTAGTTGGTACTTGTATTGCCCGTAATGAAGAACAAGCGGTTGAATGTGCGGAAAAATTAGGCTATCCTGTCGTGCTGAAGCTGTTTTCCCACATTATTACCCATAAAACCGATGTCGGCGGCGTGCAATTAAATATCACCGATGCAGAATCCGTCAGACGCGCTTACCGTGCCATTGAATCTGCCTTACAAGAGAAGGTACAAACCGATCCGCATTACGCAAAACTCGGCAGCGAAAATCCAGATATCTTCCTGGGTGTTACCGTGCAGCCAATGGTAAAAACCCACGGTTACGAACTGATTATCGGTAGTAGCCTCGATCCGCAATTTGGGCCAGTATTACTATTTGGTACAGGCGGACAACTAGTAGAAGTTTTCCAAGATAGAGCGATCGCACTCCCACCTCTCAACTCTACCCTAGCGCGGCGGATGATGGAACAAACACAGATTTACAAAGCACTCACAGGCGTTAGAGGGCGTAAGAGCGTAGATATGGAAGCTTTAGAACAATTAATGGTGGCATTTAGCCAATTAGTTGTCGAACAACGCTGGATTAAGGAAATTGATATTAACCCCTTACTAGCTTCCGAAGAACAATTAATTGCTTTAGATGGGCGGATTATCCTTCACGATGCCGATATTACAGAGGAGCAACTACCAAAATTAGCGATTCGCCCCTATCCTACACAATATATCGGACGATGGACGCTGAAAAATCAAACTCCAGTTACTATCCGTCCCATCCGTCCCGAAGATGAACCGTTAATGGTGCAATTCCACCACACCCTCTCTGAGGAAAGCGTTTATTTCCGATATTTTCATCTAATTAAATTAAGTCAACGAGTCGCCCACGATCGCCTCACACGTATCTGCTTTATCGACTACGATCGCGAAATTGCCTTAGTCGTAGAATCGCAAAACTCTACCAAAGAAGCCAAAGAAATCTTAGCAGTAGGGCGGTTAAGTAAAGTACATGGCACCAACACCGCCGAATTTGCCATTGTCGTTAGCGATCGCGTGCAATGTCAAGGTGTAGGTACAGAATTACTCAGACGACTCATCGAAATTGGGCGAGATGAGCAACTCAGTAAAATTACTGCTGACATCTTAGCGGAAAATCATGGAATGCAAAAAGTCTGCGAAAAACTTGGTTTCCGCATTCAACGCACCGCAGATCCCACAGTAGTTAAAGCCGAATTTGATTTGTAGTCAATTGTCCTCTCTTACAAAGTTCTGAGCGGAGGTTTCCTCCGCTCAACGCCAGTTCGTTCAAGTCGGAAAACCCCTTCGGATTCGGCAGTCCACTCGGCGGTATAGCCTCACGTGTGGCTGCACTCACCGCCCACACGACTCAATACTTGTCGGTTAAGGGGAAAAGGGGAAGGGTAAAAGGGGCAAGAAAAAACCTTTAACCCTTACCCTTTCACCTTTTCCCCAAACCAAATTCCGAGTTGAAAATCCTTAACCGAGCAGTATTGCCACACGACTGGCTCGACTTTGCGCTTTGTCATTCGTTATTTGTAATTAGCCAAATTTCCCTACTAGATTGAATTTAATGATCAACAAAAAAATTAACACTAATTTTGGAGGGGGTTTGAGGGATTGTCCCCCAATTGAGCTGGCTTTTTTAATAACTGACAAATCAATCGCTAATAATCTTAACCCAAGCGTATTGCGCTACTAAGCAACTTGAAAATTAAAGCTGAGGGTTGCCCAATGATTCACATCTAATACATAAGAGTCAGCAGCAGTACCGTTAATTTCTGCTTTTACAGAACTAGCATTATGTAAATCTTGTAGTAAGGCTTGGGCGACTTCTAAGGGATTTAATAATGGGCCGATGGGTTGTTGATCTGTCGTCTGATTTTTAGCAGTTTCCAATGTAGTTAGGGTTTCATTGAAGGGACTGGTGCTAAAAATTAGTTGATGTTCGCATTCATAAGCTGGGCCAGGAATTACCCATTCAGCCGCCGCAGCGCTTTGTGGTAAGGTAAATGTTTCACCTGGGGCAATAACTAATTGTTTCACCAAGGGTTTGCTTGGGGAAATGTTCGGTTCTGAAGAAGTTTGCCAGGGATAAAATGCGATCGCACTTCTGTTATTCTTTAATCCCAGCAAAATTAAATATACGGCGCGATCGCCTAAATTTTGTAAGCGATATTGCAATTTACTACCAATGGGTACAATCCCTGTGCTGGGTGATTTGTTGGTTGCAGTTTCATTACCTAAAGTCCGCATGGTTTCTCGTTGCATCACCACACGCGGCGCTAAAGTATTAATAATCTCCAGACTGGCTTTAATAGCTAACCGTGAAGAGCCTTCATTTTCTGTAAGTCGCCATAACTTAGCTGCTAACAAGGTGGGTAATTTCGGCCCCAACCTTTGCACTGCGATTTTTACCGCTTCTCCGGGTTCGCCAGCAATGTTGGGTATAGCTTCGCCACTGAGAGAAAATAAACTGTAGCATGTAGGTGTTGGCGAAAGTTTGCCAAATAGATAATCTGCTGGTTGTTCTCCCGCCACGACAGCAGAAACATGGGCTATTGAAGCAAAGGCGCTAGTAGCATCTACTCGTTCAATTCTCTCTAGTGCCGTATCTAAAGCCACAATTAAACTAATATTGCGGGGTAAAACACGCACAGTTTCTTGTACCAATTGCCCTACTTGTAAAGGATTCGTAGGATTAACATTGGAAAGTTGTGCTTTAGCTGTTAACCCAGCACGCGATCGCAATATTAGCGGTTCTCCAGTAACTAAGCTAAATCGGGAGTTAATACTGTAGTTTTCCAATACTTGGGGTGGTAATCCCGCTAACCATAAACTCACGGTTTTGCCATCTTCTTCTATGGCTGTAATTGCACCTTCACCCCCAACTGAGGTATCAGGAGCAAAATTATCGCCAATGAAAACAGCTTGGGGATTTTTCTTGCTACTGACTAAAGCTGGCTGCTGCTTGCTACCCAGCTTACGCATCGCCGTTTCTACTTGAGAAAGGCTGACTTGAATTGTCTTAGTCGGTGTAACTTCCCATAGATATTGCGTTAAAGCGTAGGTAAATAACCCCGCGCTAAAACCTGATAGCAAAACTTCCCGCGCGGCTTGCTGGGAATCGCCTGTGGCGGACAATAGCAAGGGTGGGGTAACTTCTCCCTTAATGAGAGAATTTTGCGTTTTTAGCTGTTTAAGAAATTCCAGTTCTGCTGTTGCTAGCTGACTATCTACTTCGGGACGGGAACGTACTCTTAAGCCTGGTAACCCAGCACTATTTGGTGCATAGTAGCTAGTATCTAATACCGCAGTGACCCGATCTGTAGAGAGCGATCGCAACAATAATAATAAAGTTTCTTCTAATAAATAATTGCTATTTTGACTATTTTGTGTATTAACTGCGATGAGAGCATTTTGCACTTGATCGGCTTCTATATTGATGCGAGTACCGTAGCCGCTAAAGTGAAATACTACAACATCACCTGTTCTCGCTTGCTTACCCAGATGTTCTAAAAAAGCAGCTTCAATAAATTCTCGGTTAGCTTGTTCCTCTGTTAACGTGAGGATATTGGCTGCGGGGAAGCCAAAGCGATGCATCAGCAATTCTTTTTGCAGTTCAACATCAGTCAAACACCCACTCAGGGCAGGATTTTGGGAGTATTGATTAATGCCAATCAACAATGCCAACTTACGCACACTAGGTTGCGCCAACGCTTGGTAATAGCGATTTCCCCAGTTCAACCACTCAGCTTCAGTTATACCCAAAACTGTGAGAGTTGAACCAATCCGTTGTAAAAAAGTCCGACGCTTCATAAATTCGCTATCAGCCCTCAGCCCATCAGCATAACAGCTTAAAGGGCTAAAGCCTGTAGTGTAAAGTTAAACTCGATACTGTTTTGCAATAGCAAGGGGCATGGGGCATGGGGCATTGGGCATGGGGCATTGGGCATTGGTAATGGGTAATGGGTAATTGGGATATCTCCCTCATCTTCCTCATCTCCCCCAACCCCCAGTCCCCAGTCCCCAGTCCCCAATCCCGAGTCCCTAAGCCAAAACTTGCACTTTCATTGCTCTTGCTAACTCCGCTGCTACCTCTGGACGAGAAAATTCTGGGGGAGGTAGTTCACCCCGGCGCAGCATTTCTCTGACTTTGGTTCCTGATAGGTGGACGCGTTCTTCTGGTTTACTGGGACTAGTTTTGGTTGTCGCCATTTGTTTGGTACGCGTACAGTAAAACGCGTGTTCAAACATCATGGGGACAATCCCTAATTCACCAGGCTCAAATTCATCAAAGATGTATTGAGCATCGTAGGTGCCATAGTAATCACCAACGCCTGCATGATCGCGTCCCACAATAAAGTGAGTACAACCGTAGTTCTTGCGGACTAAAGCATGGAAAATGGCTTCTCTGGGGCCAGCGTAACGCATAGCGGCTGGGTTAATTGCCAAAATCACCCGATCCACAGGATAGTAATGTTCCAGCAAAATTTCATAGCAGCGCATCCGCACATCAGCCGGGATGTCATCTTCTTTTGTTGCCCCTACTAATGGGTGCAAAAATAGACCATCTACGGTTTCCAAAGCGCACTTTTGAATATATTCATGGGCGCGGTGGATGGGATTACGAGTTTGAAAGCCAACAATAGTTTTCCAGCCTTTGGTTTGGAACATTTGCCGAGATGCGGCAGGATCGATTTGGTAGGCGGGAAAATGAGGATGGGAATCGCGTTGTAATAGCCAGACATCACCAGCCAGATTTACAGACCCTTGGTTATAGAGTACTTGCACGCCTGGATGTTTAGCATCATCAGTGCGATAGACATTAATAGCTTCGCGGGTTTTGTCGTAGGTATACTTTTGGGATAGCTGTAAAACCCCGATATACTCGCCATTGGGGTTATCCAGACGAATTAAGCCACCTTCCTGGAGTGGAGAAGCTACTTCTTCGGTTACCGACAGTGTAATAGGAATTGACCACACAAGACCGTTAGCTAGGCGCATTTCTGTAACCACGCGATCGTAGTCTTCCTGGTTCATAAAACCTGTGAGTGGACTAAAACCGCCGATCGCAATCATCTCTAAATCAGAAACGGCTCGCTCGTCAAGTTGCACTCTTGGCAAAAACTCAGCCTTTGAGAGAAACTCTTCTCTTTGTTCTGGTGTGGCAATGCGATTAACCAACTGTCCACCGTGCGGGGCTATGGCTTCTGGATGGTGACTCAACGTAATCCCCTCTTTGAGTTAAGGTAATTGTTTCAAACTATGTACTAACTTATCAAAATGCTGACACACAGATAAAAAGAGTTTCGGAAATTACTACAACATGGTTAAAATTAATGGGACAGATAGTAGCGTGTTACGGCTATGAAGGTATTTGGGACTGAGAAACAATAGGAATTAGCAGTAACGCACCATATTACACGGCGGTGCATTAGGCGCAAGATTAGTGATTTTGTGACCAACCATATCGAGAATATGCGCCTAACACACCCTACATTAATTACTTTAATTACTCGATAAATAACCTTTCAAAGCTTACATCGATTAGGAAAACTATTAGCCTATTAACAGGTTAGTAATCTAATAGTTATGAAAACACTGGCAATATTCCCCCTTTGGATGGAGGAAAAACTCCCTACTCGCGGTAGAGCCAACTAAATGATTACAAAGGTTATTCTGAATCATATCAAAGGCTAAGTAACAAATAAAACACAATTTCAAAAATCAAATTTTTCATTTATCTGAAAAGTTTTGGTTAATGCAAAGTCTTGTTTGTCAATATTTCCTAGTCGAGGAGTGGAATAAAAGGTTATGAATAATCCAAGCGATCGCGAAAGCTATCACAGTGAAAATAGGCAAGAATCTTATACAGATGCTAACGGTGAGACTCGTACTCACGTGCAGAGAACTACGGAAACAGTTAACAACACGGGTAATTATAATTCCTATGGAAGTGGTTATGTAACCGGTCGCAACGCTGAACGCAGATATCAACAAGCGAATTTAGTAGAGCGTGATAATAGTAATACTGCTAATGGTTTATTGTTAGGTGTCATCCTAGCTTCTTTAGTTACCTTGGGTGCAGCCGCATTCTGGTATTTCAACCAGCGTAACAATGAACCTGTGAACAATGCTGCGCCAGTATTCGTTCCTGTACCATCTAGTGCTAGTCCTTCCCCTGCTGCTAGTCAATCTCCTCAAACAAAAACCACAATCATTGAAAGAACCAGAGAAGTACCTGTTGTAATTCCTCAACAGTCTCCTCCTTCACAATCTGCGCCTTCACAACCAAATATTAATATTACTGTTCCATCTCAACGACCTGCTGCTGAAAGAGTTCCATCTGCATCGCCATCAACATCGACTCCCAGCCAGCAAAGTCCAACCGATAACTCTTCTACTCAAGATAAGAGCAGCGATACACTGACAAATTCTCCACTTAAGGGAGCAGGTCAGTCAAACACCGACTCTAACAGTGGTACTTCGTCTTCTGGAGATAGTAAGACTGGTCAGTAGGTGTTTGTCGTTGGGGAAGGGGGAAGGGGGAAGGGTTAATGGGTAATGGGTAATGGGTAATGGGTAATTGGTTTTTGTTCTCCTCATCCCCCTCATCTCCATCATCTTCCTCATCTCTATCTCTCAAACACCAAACCCCGCTTATTAAGAAAAATTGCCAAAATGTTGCGGTAAATTAACAGCGATCAAGTTTAGTAAATATGTGGTTCAGTAGAGTAAAGTAGGTGCTACATTAAGAACAAGGTACAAAAAGGTTAAAAGTTCACCAACAAACCTTTAAATTAGAGCCTGTGCCTCCTGCTCTAATGTTCTCGCAATCACTGCTCAGTTGTAGCATCCATTGAAAGTGTTTTCGCCTTAATCTCATCGATTATCCTTTTGGAGGTGATTGAACGCACAGCCAGAAATGCCTGCCTAGTTGGATCAAGGATGCACAAATGGTTTCTGGAGAGAGCGATTGCGAAGATTGTTTACAGTCCACATTAGTTGTAGCTATTTTCCTCTGAATTTTAGAATTTTCTCGAAACAATTGCATTTTTCATCAACCGCCTGAAGCTGCTGATATTCTTCCATCGTAGCTTGAGGCGGTTAAATGTGTTTAAAGGTTGACTATGGAATGTTGGCTGTTGATAGCCAGAAAGAGAAAATGTGCAGAGTTCCAGCAAGAGTATCCGAATAAATGAAATGTTTCTGGACTATTCACGAATTAAGGTAATTACAGTTACTTCTGGCGGACAAAATAAGCGTCCTGGTCGATAAGTTCCTAAGCCACGATTGATATATAACTGATTACTGCCAACTTTGTGAAATCCTTGGGCCCATTCCCAATATCGCACTACTGTAGAGAAATCCCCAAGGAAAAAAGATACCCAACTCCGCAATTTTTTGGGTAGTTTCTTCAGCAGCTTTTTATAATGAAACACCAAAGGGCCAATACCTGGTATGACTATATGACCTCCGTGGGTATGACCAGATAGCTGTAAATCTACTCGCCATTGTTGCAATATCTTAGCAGTATCGGGGTTATGGGATAAAACAATGCGGGGTGTGGCGGAGTCTAGTTGATTCATTACTGGTGCTGGGTGAAATTCTCTTGACCAATAATCAGCTAATCCGATAAATGGTAATTCTGCGCCTACAGGATAAGCGATTTCATTCCACAAGACATTAACTCCAATCTTAGTAAATGCATTTGTTACTTCTGCTTTGGAGTGGCTGTAATGGATGTCATGGTTACCAAGTATGGCATAGACTCCATAACGGCTTTCTAGATATTTGAGACGTTGGGTTAATTTATGAATCGGAGTCGGATCGTCCGTTACATAGTCACCAGTTAAGACTACTACATCAGGTTCGGCTTCATTAGTCAGTGCGATCGCTTCTTCTAACATCTCATCCGATAATCGCAAACCATCGTAATGAAAATCTGATAACTGAACTAACTTTAAGCCTTCTAAAGATACAGGTAAGTCTGTAATCTTAACCGTTAGTTTATCTACTCTTAAATGTCCTGTAAATAACCAGTGCATAACTTAATAGACACTCCTCATAGCAGCGCTTACAGCTTACCAAAAAATAAAATATATCTTAAATTAAGAATTCTTTAGAATGGGTATCAATACTTGATAGTTAAAATGTAGACAGTTGACTGCTGACTGTTGACTGGTAATGAGTATCTGTTTTAGCTTGAATAAACATTGGTGTTTGCTTGAGCAAGATTCAATCTATTTAATTAAATTAATTTTTTGGTTGGCTATTCATTTAAAAATTACTGACTTTGTAGGGTGATGATAGTCACTTCTGGGCGACAAAATAAACGTCCTGGTAAATAAGTACCTAACCCACGATTGACATATAATTGATTTTTGCCTATTTGATGTAAACCCTGTGCCCATTCCCAATGTCTTACTGTATAGTTACTCACTTGCAAAAATGGCATAAATTGACGCACTTTTTTAGGAATTTTTTGCACAATTTTTCTGTAATATGCTAATGCTGGGCCAAATCTGGGAATTACGATTTGACCACCATGAGTATGACCAGATAATTGCAAATCTATACGCCATGCTTGCAATAATTCTGCAGTATCAGGGTTGTGAGACAGCACAATCCGCGGAATATCAGGATCTAGCTGATTCATGACTGGTACAGGGTTAAATTCTTGCGAGTAACGATCTGCTAACCCTACTAATGGCAATTCTTTTCCTAGGGGATAAGCGATGTCATTCCAAAGAACAGGAACACCAATTTTATTGAAAGCATCTGTAATTTCTGCTCTTGAGTGTTGATAACATATATCGTGGTTGCCCAGTATGGCATAAATACCTGTACGACTTTGGAGATTTTTCAGCCTTAGCACTAGCTTGTGAATTGGTTGTGGGCTTCTGTTAACATAGTCTCCAGTCAATAATACTAAATCTGGTTGGGCTTGGTTGCTAACTGCGATCGCCTGTTCTAACATCGCTTCCGATAGCCCAAAACCATCGTAATGAAAATCTGACATCTGCACCAGCTTTTTACCTTTTAAAGATGCAGGTAAGTCTGCAATCTTAACCGTCAATTTTTCTGTACTCAACGGCCCTGATAGTAACCAGTGCATAGCGCGCTTAATCATCCTAACTATTAGCGCTTATAGCTTAACTAAAAATTCTGCGATCGCCTGTTCAACTAAAACAACTTCTTGAAAACTTCATGAATTATATAATTTGTTTACGTATTTGTACTTAAAAATTTTAATGAGTATTTACTTGAGGCTGTGGTTTGCTGAGGTAGATTCCCGCTAGACTTCTTTTTATAAGCGGAATAAAATAATACTAAATTGAAATTTTAATAGAAAGTAATTAATATTACATTTTCAATGTCTACTATTCAAATATTGCTTATTTATACACCATTAAATTAACAATTCCAAAAGCTTTAGTTTATGACATCATCTTTAGAGAAAGCATACATTCAAGACTATATACATTTTGAGCAGCATGTAGCAAAACTAATGCATAAGGCTGGCTGGAAAGTTGAAACTGCTAAACCTAACCAGCGTGGTTATGATTTAGTGATCAAAAAAGACAATTTAGTATGTGCTGTTCAGGTGAAATGGCTAAAAAATAATGTGACTGCACCCCAGCTTTTAGGCTTTGCTAATTTTTTAGATTCTAATGAAGGTCAGGAATTTAATTTTGGTTGCTTTATTACTACAAAAGGTTTTGGTGGGCCAGCACAGGCATTAATCAGATCTTGGAATAAAAATACTAAAATACGCTGTGGTATTGCTTTGGAAAATAAGCTGGAGATGGTTGATGGTATTCCTTCTGATATTTATGTAGGTGATATAAACCCTAATGGCAAAGATTCCACAAGAAAAGTTTATTTTGGAGTTTTTACTTGCAAAGGAGGGGTAGGGAAAACGACCGTAGCAGCACACTTAGCTGGAGCATTAGCTCTACAAGGATTTAATATTGCTCTGGTGGATTTAGATCCAGAAGAAAATCTGCAAAAGTTAGTAGGCGATGGCGTTTTTGTTCCTAATCCACAAGGTGTCGGTACAACTATTCAAGTATTTGATGGCAATGATTGGCATGAAGATTCTGCTCGTGATTGTCAAATAGTGATTTGCGATTGCTCGCCTGCACTAGAACGTAATCCCCAAGAGATAGTTAAGCGATTAGATTATTGCATTATTCCCACAACATTAAATCCTTTGGGAATTAACAAGCATGGCAAAGTAATTCAAGCAACTGTTGAAGAAATACGCGATATTAATAAAACCGCTCATTTATTTGTCCTGGTCAATAACTTTAAAGACCCTGGTATCAGACGTTTCAAGCTTCTAAAAGATGTCTATTTTGATGCTTATAAGGAAATTAGTAAGACAGATGATAAGTTTCATTGTATAAATCCAGAAGAAGTTTGTATTCGGGCTAGCGACCTACTTTATTACTGGGGTATTCATATTATTGAAAATCCAGCAAATCCTGCCAGTAGATTAGCATTTGATCTTATAGGTGGAAGATGCTATCCGCGGGAAGATTTTATAAAATTAGCTGATTACATTGAAACGAAAGCTGGTATAGGAGTTTTGCGGGCTAACTGAGTTGAATTCTCTTGATGATGACGACACAACCAGCTGCTATAAAAAAAGCTAATTCAGAGAGCAAAAAAGCGAGTAATGATGTAAAAAATTCATATTTAATTAAAATTGCGACGATAGCAGTAGCGCCAGCACCACCACCAAAATATAAACCAGTGGCTAAACCTGCTTGCTGTGGAGAAACTTTTCCTAAGCAAAATGGAATCATGCTGACAAAAAGTAGCCCATAGCTAACACCAAAACCAAGTATATAAGCTACGACTAAATTATCAATATCGTTTAATAATGCCAGTCCCATTAAGCCTGTCATTGAGCCTAAGCCTAGTAACAAGACTTTATTAGTACCTATTTGGGCTGTCAATTCTCCCAAAATTACTGAAGACATTGCAGATACTAAAAGTATGCCAGAGGTAATAAATTCTAGCCTGAGTCCGGGTAGTTGAGCTTGTAAAACTTGCGGGAACATTGACATGAGCAGATTGACTTCTAATCCTGCTCCAAAACCAATCACAAAAATTAAAAATAATAATAAAGCAGGAGCCTTAGGAGATAAATCTTCATTGAGCGGATACTCTATTAAAAAATATGGGGAAGTAAGCGATCGCAAAATATATGCACCCATCACTAAAGCGATCGCACCTAATAGGAAAGTAATTGATGCGCCGATACTATTAATAAATTTATGGAAAAATGGCCCAATCGCTCCAACCGAGCCAAAGACAAATACTAAAGCAGCATTAGCTTGTGGTAATTCCGTCACTGGTGCTAACTGTGTGAGTAGTGCGATCGCAGGGCCACGAAAAATAATCATTGCAATTACCCAAACTGTCATCAGTACAGGAATTAACCAACGTACACCCCCTTGTAAATTTTGTTCCATTAACAGCGAGATAATTACGAAAATCAAACCCGCTA contains the following coding sequences:
- a CDS encoding hydrogenase maturation protease; translated protein: MSNVVAIGYGNDLRSDDGIGQRVAHALDFNNVKSLAVHQLTPELADTLASADLAIFIDACVASESTEVQVKPLSPEFSNVIAGHTADPRSLLALTQALYGYCPPAWWVIVPGENFAIGDRLSEFAETGVAIALEKITQIINQDYR
- a CDS encoding bifunctional acetate--CoA ligase family protein/GNAT family N-acetyltransferase yields the protein MQNTLNSIIEPAYDILRTEKANPLDFIFAPRNVAVIGATEKQGSVGRTLLWNLISSPFGGTVFPVNPKRNSILGIKAYPTIFDVPEKVDLAVIATPAATVPRIIADCVKVGVKSAIILSAGFKEAGPEGIALEQQILQQARLGNMRIVGPNCLGVMSPQSGLNATFASAMARPGNVGFISQSGALCTAILDWSFRENVGFSAFVSLGSMLDVGWGDLIYYLGDDPHTKSIVIYMESVGDARSFLSAAREVALTKPIIVIKAGRTEAAAKAAASHTGALAGSDKVLDAAFRRCGVLRVNSISDLFDMAEVLAKQPRPKGPRLTILTNAGGPGVLATDALISSGGEVAPISEQTRTSLNEFLPAHWSHDNPVDILGDADPQRYTKALEIAAQDPNSDGLLVILTPQSMTDPTATAEQLKHYVETSQQKSQPAKPILASWMGGADVSDGEMILNRQSIPTYAYPDTAARVFSYMWQSSYNLRGIYETPVLPTVNSASGIPNRQYVNKIIQTARLAGRTILTEFESKEILAAYGIPVVGTCIARNEEQAVECAEKLGYPVVLKLFSHIITHKTDVGGVQLNITDAESVRRAYRAIESALQEKVQTDPHYAKLGSENPDIFLGVTVQPMVKTHGYELIIGSSLDPQFGPVLLFGTGGQLVEVFQDRAIALPPLNSTLARRMMEQTQIYKALTGVRGRKSVDMEALEQLMVAFSQLVVEQRWIKEIDINPLLASEEQLIALDGRIILHDADITEEQLPKLAIRPYPTQYIGRWTLKNQTPVTIRPIRPEDEPLMVQFHHTLSEESVYFRYFHLIKLSQRVAHDRLTRICFIDYDREIALVVESQNSTKEAKEILAVGRLSKVHGTNTAEFAIVVSDRVQCQGVGTELLRRLIEIGRDEQLSKITADILAENHGMQKVCEKLGFRIQRTADPTVVKAEFDL
- a CDS encoding caspase family protein: MKRRTFLQRIGSTLTVLGITEAEWLNWGNRYYQALAQPSVRKLALLIGINQYSQNPALSGCLTDVELQKELLMHRFGFPAANILTLTEEQANREFIEAAFLEHLGKQARTGDVVVFHFSGYGTRINIEADQVQNALIAVNTQNSQNSNYLLEETLLLLLRSLSTDRVTAVLDTSYYAPNSAGLPGLRVRSRPEVDSQLATAELEFLKQLKTQNSLIKGEVTPPLLLSATGDSQQAAREVLLSGFSAGLFTYALTQYLWEVTPTKTIQVSLSQVETAMRKLGSKQQPALVSSKKNPQAVFIGDNFAPDTSVGGEGAITAIEEDGKTVSLWLAGLPPQVLENYSINSRFSLVTGEPLILRSRAGLTAKAQLSNVNPTNPLQVGQLVQETVRVLPRNISLIVALDTALERIERVDATSAFASIAHVSAVVAGEQPADYLFGKLSPTPTCYSLFSLSGEAIPNIAGEPGEAVKIAVQRLGPKLPTLLAAKLWRLTENEGSSRLAIKASLEIINTLAPRVVMQRETMRTLGNETATNKSPSTGIVPIGSKLQYRLQNLGDRAVYLILLGLKNNRSAIAFYPWQTSSEPNISPSKPLVKQLVIAPGETFTLPQSAAAAEWVIPGPAYECEHQLIFSTSPFNETLTTLETAKNQTTDQQPIGPLLNPLEVAQALLQDLHNASSVKAEINGTAADSYVLDVNHWATLSFNFQVA
- the sat gene encoding sulfate adenylyltransferase, yielding MSHHPEAIAPHGGQLVNRIATPEQREEFLSKAEFLPRVQLDERAVSDLEMIAIGGFSPLTGFMNQEDYDRVVTEMRLANGLVWSIPITLSVTEEVASPLQEGGLIRLDNPNGEYIGVLQLSQKYTYDKTREAINVYRTDDAKHPGVQVLYNQGSVNLAGDVWLLQRDSHPHFPAYQIDPAASRQMFQTKGWKTIVGFQTRNPIHRAHEYIQKCALETVDGLFLHPLVGATKEDDIPADVRMRCYEILLEHYYPVDRVILAINPAAMRYAGPREAIFHALVRKNYGCTHFIVGRDHAGVGDYYGTYDAQYIFDEFEPGELGIVPMMFEHAFYCTRTKQMATTKTSPSKPEERVHLSGTKVREMLRRGELPPPEFSRPEVAAELARAMKVQVLA